In Bradyrhizobium sp. 200, the sequence GGAGCCTGTCATGTCGAACGTCATCGCCATCAATGCCGCAGCCAAGAAGTCGATTGCCGCCGCCCGCGCGACATCAGACGAAATGCTGCTGCAGAGTATTGCCAAGGGCGACCGCACGTCGATGCATGTGCTTTATTCCCGCCATAACGTCCGGGTTTACCGCTTCGTGCTGCGCATGGTGCGCGACACCACCATGGCGGAAGACCTCGTCAGCCAGGTGTTCCTCGACGTGTGGCGGACCGCCAGCCAGTTCGAGGGCCGCTCGCAGGTTTCGACCTGGCTGCTGTCGATTGCCCGTTTCAAGGCGCTGACCGCGCTGCGCCAGCGCAAGCACGAGGATATCGAGCAGGAAGACGTGCTCGAGATCGCCGATGAGGCCGACACGCCGGAAGCCTCGCTCGACCGCAGCAACACCAGCGCGATCCTGCGC encodes:
- a CDS encoding sigma-70 family RNA polymerase sigma factor, with the protein product MSNVIAINAAAKKSIAAARATSDEMLLQSIAKGDRTSMHVLYSRHNVRVYRFVLRMVRDTTMAEDLVSQVFLDVWRTASQFEGRSQVSTWLLSIARFKALTALRQRKHEDIEQEDVLEIADEADTPEASLDRSNTSAILRACVAKLSPAHREIVNLVYYHEKSVEEAGAIIGIPQSTVKTRMFYARKQLAELLKGAGVDSLAA